One Meleagris gallopavo isolate NT-WF06-2002-E0010 breed Aviagen turkey brand Nicholas breeding stock chromosome 11, Turkey_5.1, whole genome shotgun sequence genomic region harbors:
- the APOD gene encoding apolipoprotein D, with translation MLGTAVQLSVLLGLLGLGNAQMFHMGPCPDPPVQQNFDINKYLGKWYEIEKLPSNFEKGSCVQANYSLKENGKFKVINKEMLSSGKINEIEGEIMHTDVKEPAKLGVRFNWFMPSAPYWVISTDYENYSLVYSCTNILWLFHFDYAWIMSRAPDMHPDTVEHLKSMLQSYKIDTDKMMPTDQLNCPAEM, from the exons atgTTGGGCAcggcagtgcagctctcagtcCTGCTTGGTCTCCTCGGCTTGGGGAACGCACAGATGTTCCACATGGGACCATGTCCAGACCCACCAGTGCAGCAGAACTTCGATATCAACAAG tatttGGGAAAATGGTACGAGATAGAAAAGCTGCCCTCCAATTTCGAGAAAGGAAGCTGTGTCCAGGCAAACTACTCTCTGAAGGAGAATGGGAAGTTTAAAGTGATCAACAAGGAGATGCT TTCCAGTGGCAAAATAAACGAAATTGAAGGAGAAATCATGCACACAGATGTGAAGGAGCCGGCCAAGCTGGGTGTCCGCTTCAACTGGT TTATGCCTTCTGCCCCATACTGGGTCATCTCCACTGACTACGAGAACTACTCGCTGGTGTACTCCTGCACCAACATCCTCTGGCTTTTCCACTTTGACTACGCCTGGATTATGTCTCGAGCTCCCGACATGCACCCAGACACGGTAGAGCACCTGAAGAGCATGCTCCAGTCCTACAAGATCGACACCGACAAGATGATGCCCACGGATCAGCTCAACTGCCCCGCCGAGATGTAA